The sequence CCTAGCAGGACAGCGTTTCCTGAAGAAGCACATCTTCAAGGACCCCGGCACGTACGTGGTGCAGGTGAATTCGTCCAACCTGCACGGGAACTTCATCGCCCGCCGAAGTATCTCTGTCCAGAGACCCGTCACCGAGGCCTGGGAGCTCTTCACCAACTCTCCGGTCATCCTACCGGGTACGTCATGCCGGCCGGAAATAAAATATAGGCACATATATCGGCGGCACGGCACAGCGCAGAATCATGAATGGGAAAATGCATAAAAATTCTAAGTAAAGCAGCCATTATCTTAGATCGCGGAAAGattgttggttgttttttttttattttttatttatcaaatactgcggacacgtagtccaagcagggagggcaataaaatggtacaacactgaacacgtttggaaaaaaagttggaaagaacaaaggaaagaaaaacaatattacagaaatagagTCAATATGTCCGGCAAAACGCTATAAAACAAATCAATAATAATGAGGATTATGATGTTGATTCGATTATACAATTCCATTCGGTTATAGTACGAGGGAAAAAAGAATTCTTAAATATGTTCGTTCTCGCGAAGTAACGTGTTAATGCATCTTGTCTATGGTGGCGTGTGGGTCTGGTTAATAGGGGTGATAGATATAGAGATGAGTCTAGTGGTGAATTATTCGTGTAAAGCAGTTTAAGAAATTccactctctttttttgtcttctcatCTCGAGTGGTTCAATATGGTTAGTTTCATAAGTTCTGTGGGTAAATCCAATCTTgagaatttgttaaatataaatctaaCTGCCTTTCGCTGCACTCTCTCGAGGTTATTGATATTAGTTTTAGTATACGGATCCCAAACAATACATGCATACTCCAGTTTAGTTCTGATTAAGGTGTTATAGCATAGCAATTTTACATCGGAAGGGGCTTTTTTAAGTTTGTGCCTCAAGAGGCATAATTTTCTGAAGGctgaggtgcaagtgttactaatGTGGTCATTCCATGTTAACATGTTGTTAAAGGTGACTCCTAGATACTTATATTGGGTTACTTCGTGCAGAAGGGATGAACCTAATTTATACGTATGAAGCAAAGGTGATTTCTTGTGAGTCATTCGCATTAGTCCGCTTTTGTCTGTGTTTAGTGTCATTTTCCAGCACATGCACCATTCAAGAATATTATTTAAACTACCACATAAACTAATTTGGTCATTGACAGAATTAATATCTTTAAaaagcacgcaatcatcagcgaataatCGAATCTGCACACCACCTTCAACCATGTTAACAATGTCgttaatatatataataaaaagaaGAGGGCCGAGGACACTGCCCTGCGGCACACCCGATGTGACTGGAAGGCAGCCCGATTTTGCACCATTAATCTCTACAAATTGATTCCGGTTAGACAAATATGCAGCAACCCAAGAAATAAACATTCCCGGAATTCCTGCATGTTTAAGTTTAAGAATTAATTTATCGTGTGGGACAGTATCAAAGGCTTTCCGGAAGTCTAGAAAAATTATGTCGATTTGTCCGTTTTTGTCAAGAGTTGACGCAAAAGAATGAACAACAGTGATCAGCTGTGTGACAGTCGAATGCCCTCTTCTAAATCCATGCTGACAATTAGTTAAAACAGAATGCTGATCTAAATATGTAGTTATGCTTTTTTGCGATAATATGTTCAATAAGTTTGCAGCATGATGACGTTAAAGAAATAGGACggtcaagggcgtccgcagaaatttttccaggggggtgcatccatggggggaggaggaggggggttcactaccgtgacttgaccggcaaggttaatcaataatatgtaataacgtgcaaagttggatggcaatcctgaaggccgtttcacacggatatgaggaccttttgtgtgctaacgaacgtgtgcagcttattgctactgcatagaaagatatccgaaattccaggggggggggggcagccgcccccccttgcacccccctccgggcGCCCATGAGGACGGTAATTTTCTACGAGAAGACGGTCTCCCTTCTTATGAATTGGTGCAATGCGGGCTGTCCTACAGTCACTCGGTAATTCTGACAACAACAGTGACGTACGAAATATTATAACAAGAAACTTTGATAAAGTTACTGCATATCTACGAAGAAACAAATTGGGGATATTGTCAGGTCCACTGGAACATTTGGGTTTGAGATTTAGCAGCATATTAAGTACACCCGGCTCCGATATAAAATTTACATCAGAAAATTGCGGCACTGCACAGTTGTGTGAACAATTACCAGAATTAGAAAAAACACTGTGAAAAAACGTATTAAAGTGATTGGCAAGTTCTATGTTTTTCAGTGACCATCTGTCCATTCACTGTCATTTGTGATATTGATTTTTTCTTCTCGGCAATGTAATTCCAAAACTTACTTGGGTCACTTTTAATGAAATTTGGCAGAGATGAGTTAAAGTAATAGTCTTTCGAACTATGCACCGCAAGTGCAAGCTCGCCTTGCAATTCGGATATCAAGTTTGACTGCGCATGGGCCTTCTTTAATCGCTTAATTTTGCGCTTCATATGAATAATATTACGATTGATCCATGGTGTTTGCTTGTgggctcgttttttcttatttggtaTGTAATTGTCTATACAAAAATGACACATATCTTTGAAGCGAGTCCAAAGTATGTTCACATTATTTTCGTCAAAATCAGTTAAGCAATTTTCTAAGTAATGAATCACACATGCGTCGTTTGCGCGAGAATAATCTTTGACAAAATGGGCAGATTTTTTAGTTTTTGTACAGGAAGCAAGTAGCAAGGAAACGTAGACGAGATAGTGATCTGATAGCCCATGCTCGACCACCACTGTGAATTCAACAAATTTGCGAGCAAAAAAAACGAGGTCTAAAACTGAGGACGAAGAACCTCGCACACGTGTAGGCTCAAGAACAGTTTATTAAGTTTAACGTCCCTAAGAGATTCAGGCtatagagacgccgtagtggaaggcttcggATAATTTCAATCCACACTTTAAAAAAATTTCAAACCACTAACACGACAGGGAaaagaaagggcacaacacgagcgcttactcacaactgaaggtttattacATCATAAGAAAATATGATGTAATACGTCCCTCCCTCACATTCGCACCGTTAGTTAATGCAACCACATGAAATAGACACAGGCATACAACGGCAGACAACCATTCATCTAGGAATAATTAATTTCTGTCCAATTTTTATTTTCGCTTAAGTAGCATTTAATTGTTTTGTAGGAATTTGCTCTCCATAAAATGCTTTGCTGGTCGTGTTGGTTCATAGTCTGGTGGAATATATTTGAGCGCAAAAAGATGGGACACAAGAAGACCAGACGACTGACCGAGCACTCATTACCAACTTGTTTACGCCTGTTGATAGTGGTGAGCTTTATgcctccgtgttttttttttgttttttttttaaataaaaccagttggtaacGAGCGCTCGGTCAGTCGtgttgtcttcttgtgtcccgtctttttagcttAAAATATTTCTACTCACCATAGTTAAGCACGAATGTGCAGCGATGTTGCGGTCCAGTACTGTGACGTTAGTGCAGATTAAAGTGCAAGTTTAAGGAGACTAACTCGGCCACGTGCGGCTTTTCACAGAGGCCATCTACCTGACCCTGACCTACCCCAAAACGGAGAAGCTGCCCACAGACGCCGTGGCGCGAATAGCGTTCGGCGACCGGCAGAAGACCAAGTGGAAAGTGCCCAGCGAGTCCGCCGAGAAAGTGTCGCAGAAGTTCAGCCACGTCTACCTCCGGCCTGGCTACTACAATGTCGCCGTCAACATCTCCAACCTGATATCGCACTACGTTCTCACTACCAGGGTAAGCCGCTTTCCGACTGCCTACATTTTTTTTCCGGTATACAAGCAACCGGTCAATTGGCGATATATGCTGAATGTTGCGAAATTGGTAGTCCCACAGGGAAAAAAAACAGAGCGAAATTTTGACAGCACCCAACGAATAAGGTACTACGaaaaactaataataattgttggtgttttacgtcccaaaaccatgaatAATTATAAGAGGCACCTTAGTTAATTTCcggggaaatttcgaccacccggggttttttaacgtgcgcctaaatctaggtacacgggcctctagcatttcgcctccatcgaaatgcggccgccgcggccgggattcgatcccgctaccttcgggtcagcagtcgagcaccgtaaccgcttgACGACCGCGGCGAGTTGCGAGGAAGGGCCGATAACAGCGCTGTGCCAAGTGCCAAGTGTACACGGACTCCCTATATTCCTACATTATATTCCCTATNNNNNNNNNNNNNNNNNNNNNNNNNNNNNNNNNNNNNNNNNNNNNNNNNNNNNNNNNNNNNNNNNNNNNNNNNNNNNNNNNNNNNNNNNNNNNNNNNNNNTTTGCTGGCAGCAAAGCATCACAGCTGAACTCAAACAAGTTGTTGAATGAAGCAACTTCGGAGATTAACTTCTTCTTTCTAGCAGCCTCAATGACTTTTTGATGTCAGACCACACCACCAATTGCTCTCTCAATGACAGGGACATTCTCCAACCACCTGTGGGCACAAACTTGAGAGGAAAAGTGCACTGGCCTGTAACTGACGAAAAGTTCTCTCTCCGTGCGGGGGCATCTTCAAAAAGTGTGCTTAGACTAGACAGCAGGCAATCAAGTCCCCATTTAGTAGCTGAAACTCCGCTCTATACGCGTTGTGCACTGTGTGAAGTCCACAATGCCTAAGCCACACACTGAACTTGGTAATGTTCTTAAGTGCTCTTGGAGGCCCTTAAAGAACTTCAGTTGCATTGGGACCGTCCCTGGATATGAAGAATTTTGCCAGGGGCAATGGCCAGCGCGCTTAGCAACTTTTCCTGAATGCATTCGCGtgtagaatgtcccagaaaaCGGAGGTATCATATCTGTCGTCACCTTGGGCGGAGTCCCAACACCTCACGTGCACATCCATTTGCTACTGTGGCAGGAGACAGTCATTGCCGACTCATCAAAAGTACGACGAGAATTCACACTGCTATCTCTCGCTGCAggccgaaagaaaagaaagggcctgAGTCCATGACATGTCACATATGCGCATTCTTTTCACCACAAGGAAAACGCCTTCGCCACTTCACTGTCCGGAAACATGCGTCGAAAAACTCTGATTGGGATGACGACCGGTACGAGAAGTGGGATTGTGACGACTTTCAAAGTCCAAAGAATTTCTGCGTCAGTGACAAGCTCGTGCGTTTTAGAAGCATCATTTAAGCTTGGCGACTGCAACGGAGAGCTGTAGTGGACTGCTTGTCGGAAAAGGCGTCAGGTAGCTTTTCAAACGCACTCCCTTGCCCCATCTGATTGCGCCAATTATGCTGGCACTTTCATGGACTTTTTAAAGCGGATTCACCCATGGCTTCACTCCAAAAGTTTTTGCAGCAAAGCTTGCACTTAGCCGATGCGGATCGGTGTCAGGTGCAATCCAGTGCTTGTAGTCGTCATGGTGGATCCAACGTAGTCTGAAATTTGCTTTTTCCAGGCATTGTTTACATATCAACACATCAATTGCACCCCTTGTACAAACACGTAGAAGGCACGCTCATTCCAAAAAGCGCTGGTAGCACAAGGACCGACTAGGTTAAAGCCCGCGCACAAACGCGGACGCCGCGTGGACTAGTTTGGACGGAGACAATGGACAGCGATAGCGATGGGGCGACTGCGCTCGCAGCGTTACTACTTCCGCTAGCGCCGGTAGTGACGTTTTAAGCCACTGACACGACGTCTACATGAACGCTGCCTCCGAAACTCGCACCAAGTCAATGTTGCCAGCGGCCAAACGAGATTCGGCTAAATAGGTATAAAAATGGGTACGGTTTCCTGCCGCATTTTAGAACTCAAACAAAAGACAAAAAGTTGAGCAACGAAAACCATTTTCATGATGACAAATACAATTCAATTAGCATTCAACAAATTCAGGTTTTTCAAGGACTGGTCCGAAATTCAAGGTTTTAAGGGCCTTGAAAAACACACTTTCGATTTTCAAGGGTATTCAAGGGGTTCAAGGACCCCGTGCGCACCTGGCACTACTTACAGCCCATTTTACAGTACCGGTCATAGTAAACATAAAGTGTTAACAAGCGGGAAAATGTTGCTGCTGCACACGTTATCAGAATTTTTCTGGTCTGCAGCCGTAGGCTGGAAACGTTTGCGACTACACCGACATACTGGAGGGAAACAGACAAACGTGGCCTTTTTATCAGTAACGAAAGGGTTTACTAGTCTGTCACAGTCTGTGTTTTCATCGGTTCGTGTTTTATTAACTGGTTTAATTCACTTCTGCAATAATAGCTACGCACTTGAAGTATACGCTACTGACTACTGCATTCATCGCAATGCAGCTTTTTGTCACGAACTTGTTGGTAAGAGAGGCCCGGGAGACAATGTCTTTCTCATGTGGGTCCACTCAATGTCGGACGATAAATGTAGCCGCCATAATAAAAGACAGCACGATAGCGCCCTAGGCCTAGGCGCCGAAGCGGCCGAAGTTCTCGCGTGGCAGTAGAAACGATGTCCTCGAGACTTATCGTGCAGCATTCGTCTTCCATCTCGAAGGCTGCAAACCGGCTGCTGCGTGTTTGCAAATgtagccgctagatggcagcaccCAGTCCGACAGGCGTTTTCTGGGGGCGGGTTTTGTTATGAGGTGGAAGACAAAACTCGCGTTGTTAGCGTTGTCACCGCAGCGACGAGCGAAATTGCTCGGTCTCGGTCGTCAGTGGTTGTGAGGCATCGTGACGTGCTCTCATTTGCGCAGCCATTCGTCGAGCGGCCCTTGGCGCAGGATTTCAAAGCGCGCCATTATTCGACTTTCGAGAGGCGCTTCTTTGCCGCCCCATCCTCGCGATTTCCCCTTTCGGAATTTCGTCTGAGGTCAATAATAGTTTTCATCTGCCTAAGTCAATCAATTAGTACTACTGTGGTTCATCCTTGGAACGTCACATTGTACTTAAAGGCGGGCTGGCTCCGTGAAGTACTTGTACTCATGTAAAGGTAGGATGCGCGGCTTGCGGTTTCATCAACCTTGCTagtggagaaagagagagaaggtaGGGGGTGGAAGTCACGTGTTATACAATAAGCCTTCCAATAATGTGTTTTACTAAGCGTACTTTTGCTTTGGAAAATGACCAAATACTTGAAAACATTGGAAATGCGTTTTGCCTTGCCGGTAATATGAGAGCTACGTAAGTAGAAGTCTTACGACGGCAGCTCAGATAAGTTGCCGATTAGTGCTGGCGTTTCCTCACCGTTGCCGTGGCTAGTGGTCAGAGGCGTCCGCCTCGGCATCGGGAGGTTGGGTTCGAATCCCCGCTCGCGCGGCAGTGCGGGTTGCGTTGATTCCACGGCCGCGCGCACACCCGGCGCGTTTTTTCTGACGGGTACAGGGGACCCGCTGCCTGTGGCGCCAGGTCCGTCCAGCGACTTGTCACCCCTGGTAGGGACTGGGTCTCGAGACCCCTCGGATCTCCAAGCCGCGCAAGGGCATTGCGGGGGGCTCGTGAAGGAGGCCCCTCGCCTGCACGGGATAGACCCCCGGATTGATGCCCGCTGCACGCGGCGCTGCGGGAGTACGCCGCCGTGGTGTCGCTCATGGCCGGTCGCCACGGCGGCAGGAAAGAGCCGGTGCCCCGATGGGCGAACTCCGGCGCGGTGTCTCGTGAGGCGACTAGCCTCTCTCCCGTCCCTTTTGCTCCGCCGGACAAGTCTCCTATAGATATTGTGTAAAGGGTCActatagccagaattttttttttgaagggggggggaggggagggggttcagccatactttatgcatgttcgtgcgtgcgtttgtatgtgtgcgtgtacatgtagacatgcaaaattgaaatttatcggggggggggggggctcgtttgcccccccccctcccctggctacgctgAATGATAGAGTGTAACTATGAATCAATTTAGACCGGTAAGCTGTTCGGACCAAGGaccttatttttattcttttcgccATCAGGTTCATAGAGAGACACTAAGCAGAAGGAATCAATCCGTTTAGGCTGATACATTTTACTCTGAAAACTTTGATGTAATTTTCGCCATCATAGCTTTATTCATagcggagaaaatcaaggtcgaagtctcatttttaaatttcgcaccggaATCTCCGcgcatgacgtcatggatttcaaagcgtatttttcttatcttggcgacattggctcaacgaaatttcctgaagcttagTATGTAATTCTATGCCGCcatcagagaacaatgtactcatttttaccgattagtacCTAATAGACACCGTCCAAAATCGATGACGTCACGGCCTTCGGTGCGGAATTTCAAGGGGCGTCGACCCCCGCATTTCGTCTGCGCATTCTCTTCGCTTATGAAGTGCTTCTAGCCTCAAACGTGGTGATATTGGCATGGTGAATGAGTAAATTTActcatatgagaaaaattgtttttctgttCATTGTCCCTTTCAAAGGTCACTGGAGTGTAATTACGAATCAGTTTAGACAAATCGCTTGTTCTTTTGAGAACTCTATTAtcattcatttcgccatcataggttgtTCTTTAATAGAACCGAAAGTGGCGGTCAAAGTCTCATTCTtatatttcgcgccgaaatttctaCACATGGgtatcagcgtgacgtcacggatttccaaGCGTTACTTCGTGCTTTtgccacattggctcaataaaatttgcTGAAACATGAcacgttaagtctctggccccctcaggggGCAATGTCCTTTATTGCTACTGATTAAGAACTATGCAGGTCTTAGCAGACGccctcaaaatctatgacgtcacagagtTGGTGCGCGAGCTTCACGGTTTCGTTGCCACCTGGATTTTCTTTtaacattttctcgcttaccaagcgtcttcttgcgcCAAGAGttgtgtttttttattgcgaaacTTGAGGTGGTTTGCTAATACGagcaaaaatcgtttttctctttagagtccctttaagtcTTAAGGCATACTGGGGTGCTGGCCGGGCCCGGCGGGTGGTCCAGGCCTGTGGGTTcatggaataagggaccctcccaccttcaCTAACAAGCCATTCTTCATTAAatgtttcctctctctctctctctctctctctgctttttttGCGTTAAATGAAAGGCCAATCCATCAAGAGCCTGTAAAATGTACTGTTAAGCGTGAGTGCAACCCGAAAAATTGATTACAACATGTTTTTAAATGTTAGCtactttcggttcctactgtaccttgacgtcacgacatggtatgagcttctcgtgaCGTGCTCACGCAAAATATCGTTACGTTTCCATAGACGTTCCCCTCCGTAGCTCCGTTGGTTCTGGTACTTtaccgttggtgacgcacaagcagccattctgtatattttgttacctgacgtcatcacacctGGTGCGGGAACTCGCCAGAAttgatactgtagcctgacgtcaggctAGTGCTGATGTCAGCGAGTGCGCCGTGCGAAATCTTACTTTAATGTCTGAATAAAATATCAGCACTTCCCGAGCTTCACACTTggtcagagccgtctctgtacagatttgtatggcggagtaaagtCAGTTTCGAAAAGTGATGTCAGAACCCCTTCAAAGGACTTACAACATATTTTTACGGTACCTGTTTTATTTAGTGCAgcagaaagcttaccggtcagattGTTTAATGATGGAGTAAGAActcggaaaacgccgtgaaatatTTTTATTGGAATTTTTATTTGCAGCGCCTACGAAGTCGTAGGCGCTGTGTAACAGCGCTGTAACGGAGGCGAGGGCtacagcggttcgtgttcgtgTGCTGCGGTTCGCAGCTAAACAGCAGCCTTAAGTACAGCCGCGTCATGCCGTGAACATGCCGTAGACGTGCAGGCTCGCCGTCGGGCAGCTGACGGGGTCCAGAGGGGCGAGCTTGGGACACCGTTCTCCCAGAGGCCTTCCGGGCACGTACACATAGTGGTAGTTGTCGGTGCCCCCCATGCGTACGGGTAGCTTGTCTCGGTCAACGTAGCGGCCGATGTCCCTGACCGTGACGAAGCGTACCCTCTCCAGGGCTTCGACGGGCATCAGGCCCTTGCAGAGCTTCCAGATGCCCTGGAGCAAACGCGGGGGATGCCACAGGAGAACGAAGCCCAGCGAGCGAGGGTAGTAGCAGCGGAATAAGGCCATCACATACCGACCCAGCTCAAGCTGCAATTGAACACAAAAGGATGTTAATGTATTTTGTTCCACGACAGACTGCTCGTCGCTGCTGCTCATCTGCGTAagactgttctcgcccagcttcatGATGTGACGACAGAACGTATTTCgcgccccctaatcacctaagagggggcgcgaAACCTGCCCCGTATTAATCAGTCGGACTGTCCCGCCACTGTTTAAAGGAAacggttatggccacgcagggttctgacgataatggcggccgaaggcccccaATGTTGCATTCCAAGTACTCTTTACTTCctatctttactcccggaaagcaaGAGAAAGCGCGTATTCAGAACGTCACCATCTGTGTACGCGCGAAGCAAAGGCgtgctaaggctttcgccttcgacagCATATAGGACCCGATGAGTTCTTATCCGCGCTCGCGTTTCTATTTACACTGAAATGACTTTTTTGTCAGTTTGAGGCAAAACATGTTGAACGAGACTTAACCTGGTGGCGGTCGCCGCCAACGCAATCCACGAGCAGTGTTATGCGCGAGGCGTTCTGTCGCCGCAGCAGGGTCTCCACGAAGAAGACCAGCACGCGGCGGACGTCAACCATAGGAAGGTTGCGGATGTTGGCGGGTCGCAGCAGAAGCACGTGGTTCCCGTAGCGGTCCACGTTGAACGGGTGCACGAAGCCGGCCTGCAGGCAAGCCCTGGGCAGGCTCGACTCGGTCAGCTCGTGCAGCCGCACCTGGATGAAGGACACCAACCAAGGTGGTAAGTAGCAATTATCTGGGCACTCGAGGCTCATTTCTGcaatcgccgtcatgttccgtataatgtACAAGCTGGTTATATCGCCGCGCGCGTCGTATgtcctatgtgcgagtgaaagcgtgcgagggctaCTGCCGGTAGCGGCTCAAGCAGCtgtgaaacgcgccggccgtatGCGTGGCGCGAACGTGCATGGAGGGATGCAGGAGGAGGGATGCAGGAGGATGCAACTCGTGTTATGTCTCATGACGTAGTTTGGCGACACGCAGGCAAAACGCAAGCGTACACAAACCGATAAGTCATTGCATAGACATGTATAGTACAGTCTAGCAAGGGGGATGAAACGGGAAGTGAGGTTAACGAGGTGGGAAGGTGTAacgcataacatagccttgtatagtacagtatatctAGAGAGTGGGAAGGAAGATAGGGGGAGGTGGAGggttgtgagggtgaggaggagggagagaggtaGAACACAGCAATgcatatagtatagcaagggggtgggaaagagaagtgagttTAGGAGGAGAGATTTGAGGGTGCGGAGGGTGGAGAGGGTGAAGAATAGCACAGGCGTACGTACTATA comes from Rhipicephalus sanguineus isolate Rsan-2018 chromosome 7, BIME_Rsan_1.4, whole genome shotgun sequence and encodes:
- the LOC119400492 gene encoding motile sperm domain-containing protein 2 isoform X2 translates to MTPPPYPDVFGESRYFITSEHMKAFRARLFGENRSKETAAYHPSDRRRILDSDEYCWRFIVHNRLDLERAVRMADAALKWRAQVRLHELTESSLPRACLQAGFVHPFNVDRYGNHVLLLRPANIRNLPMVDVRRVLVFFVETLLRRQNASRITLLVDCVGGDRHQLELGRYVMALFRCYYPRSLGFVLLWHPPRLLQGIWKLCKGLMPVEALERVRFVTVRDIGRYVDRDKLPVRMGGTDNYHYVYVPGRPLGERCPKLAPLDPVSCPTASLHVYGMFTA
- the LOC119400492 gene encoding motile sperm domain-containing protein 2 isoform X1; this encodes MAPPPYPDVFGESRYFITSEHMKAFRARLFDENRSKETAAYHPSDRRRILDSDEYCWRFIVHNRLDLERAVRMADAALKWRAQVRLHELTESSLPRACLQAGFVHPFNVDRYGNHVLLLRPANIRNLPMVDVRRVLVFFVETLLRRQNASRITLLVDCVGGDRHQLELGRYVMALFRCYYPRSLGFVLLWHPPRLLQGIWKLCKGLMPVEALERVRFVTVRDIGRYVDRDKLPVRMGGTDNYHYVYVPGRPLGERCPKLAPLDPVSCPTASLHVYGMFTA